Sequence from the Armatimonadota bacterium genome:
CACCTTCGGCGTGGACGACCCGGACCTCCGCCCCGGCGCCGTCCTCGAGCACGCTGCCGACGCCCGCTACTGCTACCGCTGCGGCGTGCCCTACGTCTACCGCACGGTGACGCTCGGCCACCTGGGCGACTACCGCTGCCCGCGCTGCGGGGTGGCCCGCCCCGCCCTCGAGGCGGCCGCCCGGGCGGTGCGGCTGGCCGGGGTGGAGGGATCCAGCTTCACGCTGGCGTCCGGGGGGATGGCGCTCGCGCTGCGCACCATGCTGCCGGGGCTCTACAACGTCTACAACGTCACGGCCGCAGTCGCGACGGCCCTGTGGGCGGGTGTGCCGCCCGAGGTCGTCGCCCCCACGGTGGCCGCCTTCGCCCCGGCCTTCGGCCGGGGCGAGCGCCTCCACCTCGACGGGCACCCGGTCCACCTCCTCCTGGCCAAGAACCCGGCCGGGTTCAACGAGGTGCTGCGGACGGTCCTGGCCGATGCCCGCCCGCTCGTGGCGGTGATCGCCATCAACGACCTGGCGGCCGACGGCCAGGACATCTCCTGGCTGTGGGACGTCGATTTCGAGCTGCTGCGGGAGGCGGCCCGCCTGGTGGTGGCCACGGGCCGGCGGCGCGAGGACCTGGCGGTGCGCCTGAAGTACGCCGGGCTGGTGCCGGGGACGGTGGTGGTCGAGGCCGACGAGGGGCGGGCGCTGGTGCGCGGCCTGGCCGCCCTCGACCCCGGGCAGCCGCTCTACGTCATCCCCACCTACACCGCGCTGCTGCGCCTGCGCGGTCTGCTCACGCGGCGGGGGCTCGTGCGCGGGTTCTGGGAGGCCTAGCCTCGGTGGTCCTGCGCCTCTGCCACCTCTACCCCGACCTCCTCAACCTCTACGGCGACCGCGGCAACATCCTCACCCTGACCCACCGCGCCCGCGCCCGCGGGATAGCGGTGGAGGTCACCGAAGTCCCGGTGGGGCGTCCACTCGGTGACCCGAGGCACTACGACCTCTTCTTCCTGGGCGGCGGGGAGGACCGGCAGCAGGCGCTGGCGGCGGCGGACCTGGCGGGGGAGAAGGGCGAGGCGCTGCGCGCCGCGGCGGCCGACGACGCGGTGGTGCTGGCGGTGTGCGGCGGCTACCAGCTGCTCGGCCACTACTACCGTCCGGCGGAGGGTCCCGACCTGCCCGGCGTGGGCCTCCTCGACGTCACCACGCACCACCCCGGTCCGGGGGCGCGCCGCCTGATCGGCAACATCGTGGTCCGCTGGGCGGACGGCCCGCACCCCCGGGCCACGCTGGTGGGGTTCGAGAACCACGGCGGGCGCACCCGGCTGGGCCCGCAGGCGCGTCCGCTGGGGCGCGTGGTCGTCGGCTTCGGCAACAACGGCGAGGACCGCACCGAGGGCGCCGTGCAGGGGACGGTGGTGGGGACCTACCTGCACGGTCCCCTCCTGCCGAAGAACCCCGCCTTCGCCGACCACCTGCTGGCCCGGGCGCTGGCGCGGCGGTACGGCCCGGTGGCGCTGGCGCCGCTGGACGACGCCGTGGAGGAGGCCGCCCACCGGGCGGCGGTGCGCCTGGCCGGCGCGGCGCGCGCCTGGCGCTGAGGGCTGCGCCGCAGCGGGCATCCGCACGTCGCCGGACGCTGCCTCGCTGGACGCTGGGACGCGACGGAGGCTATAATCAACCGTCCTCCGACGGGACGGCCCCATCGTCTAGGGGACCAGGACGCGGCCCTCTCAAGGCCGAAACGGGGGTTCGAATCCCCCTGGGGCCACCACGCCGGGAGCGTACGCACCGACTCGCCGAAGGCCTCCCCCGTGCAGTTCGGCCGCCGCGCGTCGCCCGCTCCGGAGCGTCCGTCCAGGGGAGTGAGCCATGGCAGCGATGCCCGCCGCGTCGTCCACCCCGAGATCCGACGCCACGGCGATCCGCCGCGCCGCCTTCGTCGGCGTGGGCGTGATGGGCGAGGCGCTGATCCGCGGGCTGCTGGCGCAGCAGCGCCTCCGCCCCCAGGCCGTCGTCGCCTCCCACCCCCGGGAGGCCCGCCGCCAGGAGCTGCGTGAGCGCTACGGCATCACCGTGGAGGCACACAACCGGGCGGCCGTCGAAGGGGCCGACCTGGCGGTGCTCTGCGTGAAGCCGCAGGTGGCCCCGCGCGTCCTGCGCGAGCTGGCCGGCGCGCTGGCGCCGCACGCCTTCCTCCTCTCCATCGCCGCCGGCGTCCCCCTGGAGGTGCTGGCCGCGGCCAGCGGCCAGCGCGCCGTGGTCCG
This genomic interval carries:
- a CDS encoding MurT ligase domain-containing protein; this encodes MSTKDSARDSDTRQAGSLRLAAGILAGRASASLIRAARAGGATTVPGRVARFLIPDLLPRLARRLRHGVILVTGTNGKTTTARLVSALLAAAGHRPIHNRAGANLPAGIAAALVGGAGVDGRLQGDVGVFEVDEAALPGVAEAVRPRAVVLGNLFRDQLDRYGEVDLVAARWRRALDALGGATTVLYNADDPLVADVARGRTPSRTFGVDDPDLRPGAVLEHAADARYCYRCGVPYVYRTVTLGHLGDYRCPRCGVARPALEAAARAVRLAGVEGSSFTLASGGMALALRTMLPGLYNVYNVTAAVATALWAGVPPEVVAPTVAAFAPAFGRGERLHLDGHPVHLLLAKNPAGFNEVLRTVLADARPLVAVIAINDLAADGQDISWLWDVDFELLREAARLVVATGRRREDLAVRLKYAGLVPGTVVVEADEGRALVRGLAALDPGQPLYVIPTYTALLRLRGLLTRRGLVRGFWEA
- a CDS encoding glutamine amidotransferase, with the protein product MVLRLCHLYPDLLNLYGDRGNILTLTHRARARGIAVEVTEVPVGRPLGDPRHYDLFFLGGGEDRQQALAAADLAGEKGEALRAAAADDAVVLAVCGGYQLLGHYYRPAEGPDLPGVGLLDVTTHHPGPGARRLIGNIVVRWADGPHPRATLVGFENHGGRTRLGPQARPLGRVVVGFGNNGEDRTEGAVQGTVVGTYLHGPLLPKNPAFADHLLARALARRYGPVALAPLDDAVEEAAHRAAVRLAGAARAWR